The proteins below are encoded in one region of Pirellulales bacterium:
- a CDS encoding ornithine cyclodeaminase family protein — protein sequence MAALFLTEAEVSRLLDIRRAMDLVEAAFRRLAAGEATNVPRVRAVGQTSVLHAMSASADYLGYSGAKLYATVRGGARFHLALYSQASGELAALIEANRLGQLRTGATTGVAAAAMAPLDAAEMGLFGTGFQAETQLAALCVTRPIKQAFVYSRKPENRASFADRMSNRLEIDVTPVDRPQDAAEDLPIVVTATTAREPVFDGHCLAEGTHVAAVGSNWWNRAEIDADTVRRADTVVCDSVEACRREAGDFRDALEKGIFDWARAVDLAEVVVGRAVGRRKADSVTLFKSVGMAIEDVALGVWLLEQARAEHLGTPLPL from the coding sequence ATGGCTGCGCTGTTTCTCACCGAGGCCGAAGTCAGTCGGCTGCTCGACATCCGCCGTGCGATGGACCTGGTCGAGGCGGCCTTCCGCCGACTCGCCGCGGGCGAAGCCACGAACGTGCCGCGCGTCCGCGCCGTCGGGCAGACGAGCGTGTTGCACGCGATGAGCGCCTCGGCCGACTACCTGGGCTACTCCGGGGCCAAGCTCTACGCCACGGTCCGTGGCGGAGCGCGTTTTCATCTCGCGCTCTACTCGCAGGCTAGCGGCGAGTTGGCCGCCCTGATCGAGGCCAACCGGCTCGGCCAATTGCGCACCGGCGCCACTACCGGCGTGGCGGCAGCGGCCATGGCCCCCCTCGATGCCGCCGAGATGGGACTCTTCGGCACCGGCTTTCAGGCCGAGACGCAACTGGCCGCCCTGTGCGTCACGCGCCCCATCAAGCAGGCCTTCGTCTACAGCCGCAAGCCAGAAAACCGCGCCTCGTTTGCCGACCGCATGTCGAATCGGCTGGAAATCGACGTCACGCCGGTCGATCGCCCCCAGGACGCCGCCGAGGATCTGCCTATCGTAGTCACCGCCACGACGGCCCGCGAGCCGGTCTTCGACGGCCATTGCCTGGCCGAAGGGACACACGTGGCCGCGGTCGGGTCGAACTGGTGGAACCGCGCCGAGATCGACGCCGATACCGTGCGCCGCGCCGATACGGTCGTCTGCGACAGCGTCGAGGCCTGCCGCCGCGAGGCAGGCGATTTCCGCGATGCGCTCGAGAAGGGCATCTTCGACTGGGCGCGGGCCGTCGATCTCGCCGAAGTGGTCGTCGGCCGCGCCGTCGGCCGCCGCAAGGCGGACAGCGTGACCCTCTTCAAATCGGTCGGCATGGCGATCGAGGACGTCGCCCTGGGGGTCTGGCTGCTAGAACAAGCCCGCGCCGAACACCTCGGCACGCCGCTCCCCCTGTAG
- the xylB gene encoding xylulokinase, which translates to MSVFLGIDIGTSGTKTLAITPTGKILAEATSLYPSYHPKPLWSEQEPQDWWDATVKTIRAVVRKAKLKPADVRAIGLSGQMHGSVFLDKNDRVIRRALLWNDQRTAAECDEMERRVGGRAELIKLVANPALTGFTAPKILWLRNNEPKQFDKTRKVLLPKDDVRRRLTGEYATDVSDASGMLLLDVAKRQWSQPLLSALELDLDLLPTCYESEEVTGKLTKEAAKTLGLTADCLVVGGAGDCAAGAVGNGIVSRGTLSTSIGTSGIMFVHSDDVKIDPLGRLHTFCHAVRGKWHMMGVSLSGGGCMQWFRNKLCQAEIAAAKKTKRDPYDTLNDEARELPPGSQGLIFLPYLAGERTPHADPDARACFVGLTLAHTRGHMVRAIMEGVAYAMRDSLAIIRELDVPVRQIRASGGGSKSPLWRQIQADVFGQKVVTINAEEGPAYGVALLAAVGAGAFKNVEEACSATIRVVKETPVQKPAAKYYDRGFPLYQQLYRSLKDDFKRIAELEK; encoded by the coding sequence ATGAGCGTCTTTCTCGGCATCGATATCGGCACCTCCGGCACGAAGACCCTGGCCATTACGCCCACGGGCAAGATCCTGGCCGAGGCCACGTCGCTCTACCCGTCGTACCACCCCAAGCCCCTTTGGAGCGAGCAGGAGCCGCAAGACTGGTGGGATGCCACCGTCAAGACGATCCGCGCCGTGGTGCGCAAGGCCAAGCTCAAGCCGGCCGATGTCCGCGCGATCGGTCTCTCGGGACAAATGCACGGCTCGGTCTTTCTCGACAAGAACGACCGCGTCATTCGCCGCGCGCTGTTGTGGAACGATCAACGCACCGCCGCCGAATGCGACGAGATGGAACGCCGCGTCGGGGGACGTGCCGAGCTGATCAAGCTCGTGGCCAATCCGGCGCTGACCGGCTTCACCGCGCCGAAGATCCTCTGGCTGCGCAACAACGAACCGAAGCAGTTCGATAAGACGCGCAAGGTGCTATTGCCCAAGGATGACGTCCGCCGGCGACTGACGGGCGAGTACGCCACCGATGTCAGCGATGCCAGCGGCATGCTGCTGCTCGACGTCGCGAAACGCCAGTGGTCGCAGCCTCTGCTCTCCGCGCTCGAACTCGATCTCGACTTGTTGCCCACCTGCTACGAGTCGGAAGAGGTTACCGGAAAACTCACGAAGGAGGCCGCCAAGACCCTCGGCCTGACGGCTGATTGTCTCGTCGTCGGCGGCGCCGGCGATTGCGCCGCGGGCGCCGTCGGCAATGGCATCGTCAGCCGGGGCACGCTGTCCACGTCGATCGGCACGTCGGGGATCATGTTCGTCCACAGCGACGACGTGAAGATCGATCCCCTCGGCCGGCTGCACACGTTCTGCCATGCCGTTCGCGGCAAGTGGCACATGATGGGGGTGAGTCTTTCTGGCGGTGGCTGCATGCAGTGGTTCCGTAACAAGCTCTGCCAGGCCGAGATCGCGGCGGCGAAGAAAACCAAACGCGATCCCTACGACACGCTGAACGATGAAGCCCGCGAACTGCCTCCCGGCAGCCAGGGACTGATCTTCCTGCCTTATCTGGCGGGCGAGCGGACGCCTCACGCCGATCCCGACGCCCGCGCGTGCTTCGTCGGCCTGACCTTGGCCCACACGCGGGGCCACATGGTGCGTGCCATCATGGAAGGGGTGGCCTACGCCATGCGCGACAGCCTCGCGATCATCCGCGAGTTGGACGTGCCCGTGCGTCAGATTCGCGCCTCGGGGGGAGGCTCGAAGAGTCCCCTCTGGCGTCAGATCCAGGCCGACGTCTTCGGCCAGAAGGTGGTCACGATCAACGCTGAGGAGGGGCCGGCGTACGGCGTGGCCCTGTTGGCCGCGGTCGGGGCTGGCGCCTTCAAAAACGTCGAAGAGGCCTGTTCGGCGACCATTCGCGTCGTCAAGGAGACACCGGTTCAAAAGCCGGCCGCGAAATACTACGACCGTGGCTTCCCACTCTACCAGCAACTCTACCGCTCGCTGAAAGACGACTTCAAACGCATCGCTGAGCTGGAGAAGTAA
- the folP gene encoding dihydropteroate synthase — MGILNVTPDSFSDGGRSFATEAAIERGLQLARDGADLIDIGGESTRPYSDPVAADEELRRVLPVVAALAQRVSVPLSIDTSKASVAQAALSAGAEIINDVTGLAGDADMLRVARDSGAGVCAMHMLGTPQTMQDDPRYDDVVREVGSYLRQRREALFEAGIERERIALDPGIGFGKSHQHNLDLLAACGHFHELGCPLLVGHSRKGFIAKLIGDKEADRTPGTIGVALSLALSGVQIVRVHDAAAVRQALLLFEATGGFDGQATRIES; from the coding sequence ATGGGCATTCTCAACGTCACGCCCGACAGCTTTTCGGATGGTGGGCGATCGTTTGCCACCGAGGCTGCCATCGAACGCGGCCTGCAGCTCGCGCGCGATGGGGCCGACCTGATCGACATCGGCGGCGAGAGCACCCGCCCCTACAGCGATCCCGTCGCGGCCGACGAAGAATTGCGCCGCGTGTTGCCGGTGGTCGCCGCGCTTGCGCAGCGCGTCTCGGTACCGCTGTCGATCGATACGTCAAAAGCCAGCGTGGCCCAAGCGGCCCTCAGTGCCGGCGCCGAGATCATCAACGACGTCACGGGGCTTGCGGGAGACGCCGACATGCTCCGCGTGGCCCGCGATTCCGGCGCCGGCGTCTGTGCCATGCACATGCTCGGCACGCCCCAGACGATGCAGGACGATCCGCGTTACGACGACGTCGTGCGCGAAGTCGGAAGCTACCTGCGGCAGCGGCGCGAGGCCCTGTTCGAGGCCGGCATCGAGCGCGAGAGGATCGCCCTCGACCCGGGCATCGGCTTCGGCAAATCGCACCAGCACAATCTCGACCTCTTGGCAGCCTGCGGCCACTTTCACGAGCTCGGGTGTCCCCTCTTGGTCGGGCATTCGCGCAAGGGATTCATCGCCAAGCTGATCGGCGATAAAGAGGCCGATCGCACCCCCGGCACCATCGGCGTCGCCCTTTCCCTGGCCCTGTCGGGCGTGCAGATAGTGCGGGTGCATGACGCGGCGGCCGTGCGGCAGGCCCTGCTCCTCTTCGAGGCCACGGGGGGCTTCGACGGACAGGCCACAAGGATCGAGTCATAA
- the bamD gene encoding outer membrane protein assembly factor BamD: protein MRVCRTVRLLLLAAVVPMVGCSATSNKGASDGSFWSRMWNRSPDASATAATGNLPGAPIPEQGDPLPGEELEWYDHINPKRIGNNMKSLVGLGPDRAIAEKAYKEGEDLFRQAKYNQAAKKFKTSAGRWPDSALEEDALFMQAESYFFADRYGAASDTYARVTKKFENSRHLDTISQRHFSIAQYWHEWHLAEPHWPITPNFTDKTRPWFDDNGNAVAAFESVHLNDPTGPLADDAIMATANAHFLADRYEDADYYYDLLRRDYPKSEHQAKAHVLGLRSKIQSYQGPVYDHTPLKEAGDLIDQTLVQFPEQSKEERERLLLARQAVKAQEAQRVWEMGEFYRRKKEHRAARFYYNRVVDDYADTRFAELAKTSLNEIEGLPDKPKNYFKWLTKAFDATNFQR, encoded by the coding sequence ATGCGCGTTTGTCGCACTGTCAGACTGCTTCTGCTCGCCGCCGTCGTCCCGATGGTCGGCTGCAGCGCCACGTCGAACAAGGGCGCGTCCGACGGCTCGTTCTGGTCGCGGATGTGGAATCGATCCCCCGACGCCTCGGCGACCGCCGCGACGGGCAACTTGCCGGGCGCGCCCATTCCCGAGCAAGGCGATCCCCTCCCCGGGGAAGAGCTCGAGTGGTATGACCACATCAACCCGAAACGCATCGGCAACAACATGAAATCGCTGGTCGGTCTGGGTCCCGACCGCGCGATCGCCGAGAAGGCCTATAAGGAAGGGGAGGATCTCTTCCGCCAGGCCAAGTACAACCAGGCCGCCAAGAAGTTCAAAACGTCCGCCGGTCGCTGGCCCGACTCGGCGCTCGAGGAAGACGCCCTCTTCATGCAGGCCGAGTCGTACTTCTTCGCCGATCGCTATGGGGCGGCGAGCGACACGTACGCCCGCGTGACCAAGAAGTTCGAAAACTCGCGTCACCTCGACACGATCTCGCAGCGGCATTTCTCCATCGCGCAGTATTGGCACGAATGGCACCTGGCCGAGCCGCACTGGCCGATCACGCCCAACTTTACCGACAAGACGCGCCCCTGGTTCGACGACAACGGCAACGCGGTCGCGGCGTTCGAGAGCGTCCACCTCAACGATCCGACTGGTCCGCTGGCCGACGACGCTATCATGGCCACGGCCAACGCGCACTTCCTGGCCGATCGCTACGAAGACGCCGACTACTACTACGACCTGCTGCGCCGCGACTATCCCAAGAGCGAGCATCAGGCCAAGGCACACGTGCTGGGATTGCGCAGCAAGATCCAGTCGTATCAGGGACCGGTCTACGATCACACGCCGCTGAAGGAAGCGGGCGATCTGATCGATCAGACGCTCGTGCAATTTCCCGAGCAATCGAAGGAAGAGCGCGAGCGCTTGCTGCTCGCGCGGCAGGCCGTCAAGGCGCAAGAAGCCCAGCGTGTGTGGGAAATGGGCGAGTTCTATCGCCGCAAGAAGGAACACCGCGCGGCGCGTTTCTACTACAACCGCGTCGTCGATGACTACGCCGATACCCGCTTCGCCGAGCTGGCCAAGACGTCGCTCAACGAGATCGAAGGACTGCCCGACAAGCCGAAGAACTACTTCAAGTGGCTGACGAAGGCCTTCGACGCCACGAACTTCCAACGCTAG
- the recO gene encoding DNA repair protein RecO: protein MSTEKADALVLRVIDFSETSNIVTLLTREFGKIHALAKGGRRPKGPFESALDLLSECRVVFLRKSSEALDLLTEAKLEKRFRGRRRDLTSLYAGYYVAELLSELTHDSDPHPELYDAAVRTLAALGGTGPIAPIVLRFELLALHLVGHAPSLSTCVGCGVEVEPVGRVYFGHVAGGVLCPACRAGRKNVVSVSAATIKVLAAFADPEGEDWQQLELPPRGSGELRALVNHYLSHVIGRRPRMHAYLGFLSS from the coding sequence ATGTCTACGGAAAAAGCCGATGCCCTCGTTCTTCGCGTGATCGATTTCAGCGAGACGAGCAACATCGTGACTTTGCTGACGCGCGAATTCGGCAAGATACATGCTTTGGCCAAGGGAGGGCGCCGGCCGAAGGGGCCGTTCGAGTCTGCCCTTGACCTTCTCTCCGAATGTCGAGTAGTGTTCCTGCGCAAGTCGTCGGAGGCACTCGATCTCCTGACCGAAGCCAAGCTGGAGAAGCGATTTAGAGGACGACGTAGAGATTTAACGAGTCTCTATGCCGGTTACTACGTCGCCGAACTGCTGAGCGAGCTCACGCACGATTCCGATCCTCATCCCGAACTGTACGACGCCGCGGTGCGCACCTTGGCGGCCTTGGGCGGTACGGGACCGATCGCACCGATCGTGCTGCGATTCGAGCTCCTCGCACTCCATCTGGTGGGGCACGCGCCTTCGCTGTCGACCTGTGTCGGCTGCGGAGTCGAGGTGGAGCCCGTCGGTCGGGTTTATTTCGGGCATGTCGCTGGCGGCGTGTTGTGCCCTGCTTGCCGTGCCGGCCGCAAGAATGTCGTTTCGGTGAGTGCGGCTACCATCAAGGTGTTGGCCGCTTTTGCCGATCCTGAGGGCGAAGACTGGCAACAACTCGAACTACCCCCGCGCGGAAGTGGCGAGCTCCGCGCTCTCGTCAACCATTACTTGAGTCATGTCATCGGGCGACGCCCGCGCATGCACGCTTATCTCGGATTCCTGTCCAGCTAG
- a CDS encoding HlyC/CorC family transporter, translating to MIEDPALWLTIVSFAVTAITAIGHRALRDFSRHDLAEICMRNNDQNRLGDIVRHHERVAVGVETLQVLATALLVSSTTYWLWFEPFRANTLGWNTLLVGGISAGLILLAGEIWVPWAVARLWAEPFVYYTWRFWKAVSTIAWPLVFFASMVDTVLHRLARRPPQRTSEETFEEEIRTLVSEGHREGLLEEDAREMIESVIELSDVAVSQVMTPRTDMDCMRAGLSVREALEFVSHAAHSRIPVYGKNRDDIVGILYAKDVLQCVARGADLDQEQVEPLLRRPHFVPETKPIDRLLQEFQHTRNHIAIVLDEFGGVCGLVTIEDVLEEIVGEIIDEYDEVEAEGIKQLDDRTAEVLARVHIDEINERLGLKIDDQSDFDTIGGFVFSRLGHMPRGGESIVWNNVRITVIEVSRRRIQRLLIEVLDEAHPQGVQ from the coding sequence GTGATCGAAGACCCTGCCCTCTGGCTGACCATCGTTAGCTTTGCCGTCACCGCTATCACGGCGATCGGCCATCGCGCGCTGCGCGACTTCTCGCGCCACGACCTGGCCGAGATCTGCATGCGCAACAACGACCAGAATCGCCTGGGCGATATCGTGCGCCACCACGAACGCGTCGCCGTGGGCGTCGAAACGCTCCAGGTGCTGGCCACGGCCCTGCTCGTCAGCAGCACAACCTATTGGCTCTGGTTCGAGCCTTTTCGCGCCAACACCCTGGGTTGGAACACGCTGCTCGTGGGGGGCATCTCGGCGGGGCTGATCCTGCTGGCCGGCGAGATCTGGGTCCCCTGGGCCGTCGCGCGTCTCTGGGCCGAACCGTTCGTCTACTACACCTGGCGCTTCTGGAAAGCCGTCAGCACGATCGCCTGGCCCCTCGTCTTCTTTGCCAGCATGGTCGACACCGTGCTCCACCGGCTTGCCCGCCGCCCGCCGCAGCGGACGAGCGAAGAGACGTTCGAGGAAGAGATCCGCACCCTGGTCAGCGAAGGTCATCGCGAAGGGCTCCTCGAAGAAGACGCCCGCGAAATGATCGAGAGCGTGATTGAGCTGAGCGACGTCGCGGTCTCGCAGGTGATGACGCCCCGGACCGACATGGATTGCATGCGCGCGGGGCTCAGCGTTCGCGAGGCGCTCGAGTTCGTCAGCCACGCGGCCCACTCGCGCATTCCCGTGTATGGCAAGAACCGCGACGACATCGTGGGCATTTTGTACGCGAAAGACGTGCTGCAATGCGTGGCCCGTGGCGCGGACCTCGACCAGGAGCAGGTCGAGCCGTTATTGCGCCGGCCCCACTTCGTGCCCGAGACCAAGCCGATCGATCGCCTGCTGCAGGAGTTCCAGCACACGCGGAATCACATCGCCATCGTGCTCGACGAGTTCGGCGGGGTCTGTGGGCTCGTGACGATCGAAGACGTGCTCGAGGAGATCGTCGGCGAGATCATCGACGAGTACGACGAGGTCGAGGCCGAGGGGATCAAGCAGCTCGACGACCGCACCGCCGAGGTGCTGGCACGCGTCCACATCGACGAGATCAACGAACGGCTTGGGCTGAAGATCGACGACCAGAGCGACTTCGATACCATTGGCGGCTTCGTCTTCAGCCGCCTGGGACACATGCCTCGCGGGGGGGAATCGATCGTCTGGAACAACGTGCGGATCACGGTGATCGAAGTCTCGCGGCGCCGCATTCAACGCTTGCTGATCGAGGTGCTCGACGAGGCCCATCCGCAGGGCGTCCAGTAG
- the ybeY gene encoding rRNA maturation RNase YbeY yields MHAPTKGRARRAKSAATNRPVKPRPAAAALRIVVANEQSILKVKAARLVEAVRVVLAGEGVAAAEISIAVVDDPTIHAINRDFLQHDFATDVITFALGDEGGLLEGEIVVSAETARTVAGRHGVEPADELVLYLIHGALHLTGYDDLSSAPRARMRAREQHYLAALGLELVPVDAEPPRAKIRPAKSVSRQVKQPSRGGRGGTKRRRSTNGTHGASAT; encoded by the coding sequence ATGCATGCCCCGACGAAAGGACGCGCCCGCCGGGCGAAGTCGGCGGCAACCAACCGCCCTGTCAAGCCGCGTCCCGCGGCCGCGGCGCTACGCATTGTCGTGGCGAACGAGCAATCGATCCTCAAGGTCAAAGCGGCGCGGCTCGTCGAGGCGGTGCGCGTCGTACTGGCTGGTGAAGGAGTCGCCGCCGCCGAGATCAGCATCGCCGTGGTCGACGATCCAACGATCCACGCGATCAATCGCGATTTTCTCCAGCACGACTTCGCCACCGATGTCATCACCTTTGCGCTGGGCGACGAAGGGGGCTTGCTCGAAGGCGAGATCGTCGTCAGTGCCGAGACGGCCCGCACGGTCGCCGGGCGGCACGGCGTCGAGCCGGCCGATGAACTGGTGCTCTATTTGATCCATGGCGCCCTGCACCTGACGGGGTACGACGACCTCTCGTCCGCGCCGCGTGCCCGCATGCGAGCGCGCGAGCAACATTACCTCGCCGCATTGGGGCTCGAGCTCGTTCCGGTCGACGCGGAACCGCCTCGCGCCAAGATTCGCCCTGCCAAGAGCGTTTCCCGGCAAGTCAAGCAGCCGTCGCGCGGTGGGCGCGGCGGCACGAAACGCAGGCGAAGCACGAACGGGACGCACGGAGCGTCGGCAACGTGA
- a CDS encoding HDIG domain-containing protein produces the protein MATGGRRRTRSQRVASLELPPGRFERVLATLRTRDVLLKLAACCLAALIIWAVTAAWAIPFSYRVGYVPRHDVRSRVTFEESSPGGGQRGAVREAGEVLAPAGRPLTVEDVRLLKQEHEAQRSGRASNQRLSDRLHRSAAFFIFLAALFAMCGFYLTARDRQILTTPMRLGTVLFLAVLAITLAMWITPDPWRADVVPPLLFGMTVAIAFSLETALVLTTALTLVITVVTGGTLGDFLIQMSSVVTASLMCGHVRSRSKLIKVGLITGVVSGIATLGVGILEHQPLGMPLLTAAGRNVMWSVAAGFLMTGLLPTIERLFGVLTEISLLELGDVAHPLLQELVRRAPGTYNHSINVASLAEAAAEAIGANGLLVRVGAYFHDIGKMFKPGYFIENVGQDVNRHESLVPAMSTLIIIAHVKDGADLARQHHLPQPIIDFIEQHHGTTLVEYFYRRASQIRDSNPDASEVEENSFRYPGPKPQTKEAAVLMLSDAVEGACRVLVEPTPARIENLVHDLAMKRLLDGQFDECGLNLLELSAIEESLVKSLTAVYHGRVKYPDQRTA, from the coding sequence ATGGCCACTGGTGGTCGTCGTCGAACGCGGTCGCAACGGGTTGCCTCGCTCGAACTCCCTCCCGGGCGGTTCGAGCGCGTGCTGGCCACGCTGCGCACGCGCGACGTCCTGCTCAAGCTGGCCGCCTGTTGCCTGGCCGCCCTTATCATCTGGGCCGTCACGGCCGCCTGGGCCATCCCCTTCAGCTACCGCGTGGGCTACGTGCCGCGACACGACGTGCGCTCCCGCGTCACGTTCGAAGAATCGTCTCCCGGCGGCGGGCAGCGGGGCGCCGTCCGTGAAGCGGGAGAGGTGCTGGCCCCGGCCGGTCGCCCCCTGACCGTCGAGGACGTCCGCCTGCTGAAGCAGGAGCACGAGGCACAGCGTTCCGGACGCGCGTCGAATCAACGCCTTTCGGATCGCCTGCATCGCTCGGCCGCGTTTTTCATCTTCCTCGCGGCGCTGTTCGCGATGTGCGGCTTTTATCTCACGGCCCGCGACCGCCAGATCCTGACCACGCCGATGCGGCTCGGCACGGTCCTCTTTCTGGCCGTGCTGGCGATCACGCTGGCCATGTGGATCACGCCCGATCCGTGGCGGGCCGATGTCGTGCCCCCCCTCTTGTTCGGCATGACGGTGGCCATTGCCTTCAGCCTCGAGACGGCCCTGGTGCTGACCACGGCCCTGACGCTCGTCATCACCGTGGTCACCGGCGGCACGCTGGGCGACTTCCTGATTCAGATGAGCTCGGTCGTCACGGCGTCGCTCATGTGCGGCCACGTGCGTAGCCGCAGCAAGCTCATCAAGGTGGGGCTCATCACCGGGGTCGTGTCGGGCATCGCCACGCTGGGCGTCGGCATTCTCGAGCACCAACCGTTGGGCATGCCCCTGCTGACCGCCGCCGGCCGCAACGTCATGTGGTCGGTGGCCGCCGGGTTCCTGATGACCGGCCTGCTCCCCACGATCGAACGACTCTTCGGCGTGCTGACCGAAATCAGCTTGCTCGAGCTGGGGGACGTGGCCCATCCGCTGTTGCAAGAGCTCGTGCGGCGCGCGCCGGGCACCTACAACCACTCGATCAACGTCGCCTCGCTGGCCGAGGCCGCCGCCGAGGCCATCGGCGCGAACGGCCTGCTCGTCCGCGTCGGCGCCTACTTCCACGACATCGGCAAGATGTTCAAGCCGGGCTATTTCATCGAGAACGTCGGGCAAGACGTCAACCGGCACGAATCGCTCGTCCCGGCCATGAGCACGCTGATCATCATCGCGCATGTGAAAGACGGCGCCGACCTGGCCCGCCAGCATCACCTGCCGCAGCCGATCATCGATTTCATCGAGCAGCACCACGGCACCACACTCGTCGAATACTTCTATCGCCGCGCGAGCCAGATTCGCGATTCGAATCCCGACGCGAGCGAAGTCGAGGAAAACAGCTTCCGCTACCCGGGCCCCAAGCCGCAGACGAAGGAAGCCGCGGTGCTGATGCTTTCGGACGCGGTCGAAGGGGCCTGCCGCGTGCTCGTCGAGCCGACTCCCGCGCGCATCGAGAATCTCGTCCACGACCTGGCGATGAAGCGTCTGCTCGACGGCCAGTTCGACGAGTGCGGCCTGAACCTGCTCGAGTTGAGCGCCATCGAGGAGAGCTTAGTCAAGTCGCTCACCGCCGTGTATCATGGCCGGGTTAAATATCCCGATCAGAGGACGGCCTGA
- a CDS encoding PhoH family protein produces the protein MSLFGTCDQHLRAIREALQVSITARDNQVHIEGDDKSVALATEVLEQLKSLATRHGSVSPEEVNTLLATVRNGERMAETAPIDVLSTGRKIRPRTAGQARYVRAIQDHDLIFCVGPAGTGKTYLAVAMAVAALKREQIKKIVLVRPAVEAGESLGFLPGDLQAKINPYLRPLLDALREMMDYDQVKRYMDDDLIEVIPLAYMRGRTLNEAFIILDEAQNTTVPQMKMFLTRMGHGSKIVVSGDTTQVDLPHHTRSGLIDGLKRLEGIKGFGVVRLNNSDIVRHPLVQAIVEAYEDRAPKQHR, from the coding sequence ATGTCCCTGTTCGGGACTTGCGATCAGCACTTGCGTGCGATTCGCGAGGCTTTGCAGGTCAGCATCACCGCGCGCGATAACCAAGTCCACATTGAAGGGGACGACAAGTCGGTCGCCCTCGCCACTGAAGTGCTCGAACAGCTCAAGTCTCTGGCCACACGGCACGGTTCCGTCTCGCCCGAGGAAGTGAATACCTTGCTGGCGACCGTTCGCAACGGCGAACGGATGGCCGAGACCGCGCCGATCGACGTCTTGAGCACGGGCCGTAAGATTCGTCCTCGCACGGCGGGCCAGGCCCGGTACGTCCGCGCCATCCAGGACCACGACCTGATCTTTTGCGTGGGGCCAGCCGGCACGGGCAAGACTTATCTGGCCGTGGCCATGGCGGTGGCGGCGCTCAAGCGCGAACAAATCAAGAAGATCGTGTTGGTCCGTCCCGCGGTCGAGGCCGGAGAAAGCCTGGGCTTCCTGCCGGGGGATCTGCAGGCCAAGATCAATCCTTATCTCCGCCCGCTGCTCGATGCCCTGCGCGAGATGATGGATTACGATCAGGTCAAGCGTTACATGGACGACGACCTGATCGAGGTGATTCCGCTGGCCTATATGCGCGGCCGGACGTTGAACGAGGCCTTCATCATTCTCGATGAGGCGCAGAATACGACTGTGCCGCAGATGAAGATGTTTCTTACGCGGATGGGGCACGGCTCGAAGATCGTCGTCTCGGGCGACACGACGCAGGTCGACTTGCCCCACCATACGCGTAGCGGTTTGATCGACGGCCTGAAACGCCTTGAAGGGATCAAGGGTTTCGGCGTCGTGCGGCTGAACAATTCCGATATCGTGCGCCATCCGCTCGTGCAGGCGATCGTGGAAGCGTACGAGGATCGTGCCCCCAAGCAGCATCGCTAG
- a CDS encoding phosphatidate cytidylyltransferase — protein MLRWRLLLGVLLIGALVGLCWADFHASQPGVWLFPLVVLLSLLASQEVLNLTSAKGARPLAWVVYLGNLAIVASNWLTVWQPERFPTLAPVACALGMAILLAFAGEMRRYEGPGNVTVNLALAVFALCYVGVLLSFLVELRLLGKDVGMAALLSLVIIVKMSDTGAYTVGRLVGRHKLAPTLSPGKTIEGGLGGLAFAILGAWFSFTWMWTQLCGDRPAPSAIWWLTYAVLITVAGVIGDLAESLLKRDAGRKDSSTWMPGFGGVLDLLDSLLLSAPVAYACWVFAV, from the coding sequence ATGCTGAGGTGGCGTCTACTGCTGGGTGTACTGCTGATCGGGGCGCTCGTCGGTCTCTGTTGGGCCGACTTTCATGCGAGCCAGCCCGGCGTCTGGCTGTTTCCCCTCGTCGTGCTGTTGTCCCTGCTGGCTAGCCAGGAGGTGTTGAACCTGACGTCGGCCAAGGGAGCCCGGCCCCTGGCTTGGGTCGTCTATCTCGGCAATCTGGCAATCGTGGCGAGCAACTGGCTGACCGTCTGGCAGCCCGAGCGATTCCCGACCTTGGCGCCGGTGGCGTGCGCGCTGGGGATGGCGATCTTGCTGGCCTTTGCCGGCGAGATGCGCCGCTACGAGGGGCCGGGCAACGTGACGGTAAACCTGGCCCTGGCGGTGTTTGCCCTGTGCTATGTCGGCGTGCTGCTCAGCTTTCTCGTCGAGCTGCGGTTGTTGGGCAAGGACGTCGGCATGGCGGCCCTCTTGTCGCTGGTGATCATCGTCAAGATGAGCGACACTGGTGCTTATACGGTGGGCCGTCTCGTCGGTCGCCATAAGCTGGCCCCCACGCTCAGCCCCGGCAAGACGATCGAGGGAGGACTGGGAGGGCTCGCCTTCGCCATCCTGGGGGCCTGGTTCTCCTTTACCTGGATGTGGACGCAGCTTTGCGGCGATCGTCCGGCGCCCAGCGCGATCTGGTGGCTCACCTACGCGGTGCTCATTACCGTGGCCGGCGTGATCGGCGATCTGGCCGAATCGCTCCTCAAACGCGACGCCGGACGCAAGGACTCGAGCACCTGGATGCCAGGCTTCGGAGGTGTCCTCGATCTGCTCGATAGCCTGCTCTTGTCGGCGCCCGTCGCCTACGCTTGTTGGGTGTTTGCCGTTTGA